One part of the Eubalaena glacialis isolate mEubGla1 chromosome 19, mEubGla1.1.hap2.+ XY, whole genome shotgun sequence genome encodes these proteins:
- the ALOX15B gene encoding polyunsaturated fatty acid lipoxygenase ALOX15B isoform X2 — MAEFRVRVSTGEAFGAGTWDKMSVIIVGTEGETPPLPLDHFGKEFMAGAEEDFEVTCPQDVGQVLLLRVHKTPRALLRPFWPLASDAWFCRWFQLTPPRGAPLRFPCYQWLEDKGSLVLREGTAKISWEDHHPTLQQQRQEELQARRETYSWKTYIPGWPHCLNEETIKNLDVNIKYSLAKNITFYLRGGSMLADLKLKGLLDRKGLWKSLEEMRSVFNSQKTPAVEYVFEHWQEDAFFAYQFLNGLNPVLIRRCRHLPKNFPVTDAMVAPALGPGTSLQAELEKGSLFLVDHGILSGIRTNVINGRPQFSAAPMTLLYQRPGCGPLLPLAIQLSQTPGPDSPIFLPSDDKWDWLLAKTWVRNAEFSIHEALTHLLQVHLVTEVFTLATLRQLPHCHPLFKSTGLGIEGFSELIQRYMEQLNYSVLCLPEDIRARGVEDIPGYYYRDDGMQIWGAVEGFVSEMIGIYYLSDEFVRDDSELQAWVWEIFSEGFLGRESSGVPSSLGTREALIQYITMVIFTCSAKHSAVGTGQFDFSAWMPNLPPTMQLPPPTSKGQASPEGFIATLPPVNATCDVIVALWVLSKEPGDRQPLGTYPDEHFTEAAPCWSIAAFQSRLAQISRDIQERNQDLELPYTYLDPPIIENSVSI; from the exons ATGGCCGAGTTCAGGGTGAGGGTATCCACTGGGGAGGCCTTCGGGGCTGGCACGTGGGACAAAATGTCTGTCATCATCGTGGGGACCGAAGGAGAGACCCCGCCACTGCCCCTGGACCATTTCGGCAAAGAGTTCATGGCGGGCGCT GAGGAGGACTTCGAGGTGACGTGCCCCCAGGACGTGGGCCAGGTGCTGCTGCTGCGCGTGCACAAGACTCCCCGCGCGCTGCTCCGTCCCTTCTGGCCGCTGGCCTCGGACGCCTGGTTCTGCCGCTGGTTCCAGCTCACTCCGCCCCGGGGCGCCCCCCTCCGCTTCCCCTGCTACCAGTGGCTGGAGGACAAGGGGAGCCTGGTGCTGCGGGAGGGGACAG CAAAGATCTCCTGGGAAgaccaccaccccaccctccagCAGCAGCGCCAGGAGGAGCTGCAGGCCAGGCGGGAGACGTACAG CTGGAAGACTTACATCCCAGGCTGGCCTCACTGCCTCAACGAGGAGACCATAAAAAACCTGGACGTCAACATCAAATACTCTCTGGCAAAGAACATCACCTTCTACCTGCGAGGCGGCTCAAT GTTGGCAGATCTGAAACTCAAAGGGCTGCTGGACCGCAAGGGGCTCTGGAAGAGTCTGGAGGAGATGAGAAGTGTATTCAACTCCCAGAAGACCCCAGCCGTGG AGTACGTGTTTGAACACTGGCAGGAGGATGCCTTCTTCGCCTACCAGTTCCTGAATGGCCTCAACCCGGTCCTGATCCGCCGCTGTCGCCACCTGCCAAAGAACTTCCCTGTCACTGATGCCATGGTGGCCCCAGCGTTGGGCCCCGGGACGAGTCTGCAGGCTGAGCTGGAG AAGGGGTCCTTGTTCCTGGTGGATCACGGCATCCTCTCTGGCATCCGCACCAATGTCATTAATGGGAGGCCTCAGTTCTCCGCGGCCCCAATGACCCTGCTATACCAGCGCCCAGGGTGTGGGCCCCTGCTGCCCCTCGCCATCCAG CTCAGCCAGACCCCTGGGCCCGACAGCCCCATCTTTCTGCCCAGCGACGACAAGTGGGACTGGCTGCTGGCCAAGACGTGGGTGCGCAATGCCGAGTTCTCCATCCACGAGGCCCTCACACACCTGTTACAGGTACACCTGGTGACCGAGGTCTTCACCCTGGCTACGCTGCGCCAGCTGCCTCACTGCCACCCACTCTTCAAG TCCACAGGCCTTGGCATTGAAGGTTTCTCTGAGCTGATACAGAGGTACATGGAACAGCTGAACTATTCCGTCCTGTGTCTGCCTGAGGATATCCGGGCCCGAGGAGTTGAAGACATCCCAGGCTACTACTACCGGGATGATGGGATGCAGATCTGGGGTGCAGTGGAAGG CTTTGTCTCTGAAATGATCGGCATCTACTACCTGAGCGATGAGTTTGTCCGCGATGACAGTGAACTCCAGGCCTGGGTGTGGGAGATCTTCTCCGAGGGCTTCCTAGGTCGGGAGAGCTCAG GTGTACCCTCCTCCCTGGGGACACGGGAAGCCCTGATACAGTACATCACCATGGTGATATTCACCTGCTCGGCCAAGCATTCCGCTGTCGGTACAGGACAG TTTGACTTCAGTGCCTGGATGCCCAACCTGCCACCTACCATGCAGCTGCCACCGCCCACCTCTAAAGGCCAGGCAAGCCCGGAGGGGTTCATAGCCACCCTCCCACCAGTCAATGCCACATGTGATGTCATCGTTGCCCTCTGGGTGCTGAGCAAGGAGCCTGGAGACAGA cagcccctgggcaCCTACCCGGACGAGCACTTCACGGAGGCGGCCCCGTGCTGGAGCATCGCGGCCTTCCAGAGCCGCCTGGCTCAGATCTCGCGAGACATCCAGGAGCGAAACCAGGACCTGGAGCTGCCCTACACCTACCTGGACCCTCCCATCATCGAGAACAGCGTCTCCATCTAA
- the ALOX15B gene encoding polyunsaturated fatty acid lipoxygenase ALOX15B isoform X3, whose product MAEFRVRVSTGEAFGAGTWDKMSVIIVGTEGETPPLPLDHFGKEFMAGAEEDFEVTCPQDVGQVLLLRVHKTPRALLRPFWPLASDAWFCRWFQLTPPRGAPLRFPCYQWLEDKGSLVLREGTAKISWEDHHPTLQQQRQEELQARRETYSWKTYIPGWPHCLNEETIKNLDVNIKYSLAKNITFYLRGGSMLADLKLKGLLDRKGLWKSLEEMRSVFNSQKTPAVEYVFEHWQEDAFFAYQFLNGLNPVLIRRCRHLPKNFPVTDAMVAPALGPGTSLQAELEKGSLFLVDHGILSGIRTNVINGRPQFSAAPMTLLYQRPGCGPLLPLAIQLSQTPGPDSPIFLPSDDKWDWLLAKTWVRNAEFSIHEALTHLLQVHLVTEVFTLATLRQLPHCHPLFKSTGLGIEGFSELIQRYMEQLNYSVLCLPEDIRARGVEDIPGYYYRDDGMQIWGVPSSLGTREALIQYITMVIFTCSAKHSAVGTGQFDFSAWMPNLPPTMQLPPPTSKGQASPEGFIATLPPVNATCDVIVALWVLSKEPGDRQPLGTYPDEHFTEAAPCWSIAAFQSRLAQISRDIQERNQDLELPYTYLDPPIIENSVSI is encoded by the exons ATGGCCGAGTTCAGGGTGAGGGTATCCACTGGGGAGGCCTTCGGGGCTGGCACGTGGGACAAAATGTCTGTCATCATCGTGGGGACCGAAGGAGAGACCCCGCCACTGCCCCTGGACCATTTCGGCAAAGAGTTCATGGCGGGCGCT GAGGAGGACTTCGAGGTGACGTGCCCCCAGGACGTGGGCCAGGTGCTGCTGCTGCGCGTGCACAAGACTCCCCGCGCGCTGCTCCGTCCCTTCTGGCCGCTGGCCTCGGACGCCTGGTTCTGCCGCTGGTTCCAGCTCACTCCGCCCCGGGGCGCCCCCCTCCGCTTCCCCTGCTACCAGTGGCTGGAGGACAAGGGGAGCCTGGTGCTGCGGGAGGGGACAG CAAAGATCTCCTGGGAAgaccaccaccccaccctccagCAGCAGCGCCAGGAGGAGCTGCAGGCCAGGCGGGAGACGTACAG CTGGAAGACTTACATCCCAGGCTGGCCTCACTGCCTCAACGAGGAGACCATAAAAAACCTGGACGTCAACATCAAATACTCTCTGGCAAAGAACATCACCTTCTACCTGCGAGGCGGCTCAAT GTTGGCAGATCTGAAACTCAAAGGGCTGCTGGACCGCAAGGGGCTCTGGAAGAGTCTGGAGGAGATGAGAAGTGTATTCAACTCCCAGAAGACCCCAGCCGTGG AGTACGTGTTTGAACACTGGCAGGAGGATGCCTTCTTCGCCTACCAGTTCCTGAATGGCCTCAACCCGGTCCTGATCCGCCGCTGTCGCCACCTGCCAAAGAACTTCCCTGTCACTGATGCCATGGTGGCCCCAGCGTTGGGCCCCGGGACGAGTCTGCAGGCTGAGCTGGAG AAGGGGTCCTTGTTCCTGGTGGATCACGGCATCCTCTCTGGCATCCGCACCAATGTCATTAATGGGAGGCCTCAGTTCTCCGCGGCCCCAATGACCCTGCTATACCAGCGCCCAGGGTGTGGGCCCCTGCTGCCCCTCGCCATCCAG CTCAGCCAGACCCCTGGGCCCGACAGCCCCATCTTTCTGCCCAGCGACGACAAGTGGGACTGGCTGCTGGCCAAGACGTGGGTGCGCAATGCCGAGTTCTCCATCCACGAGGCCCTCACACACCTGTTACAGGTACACCTGGTGACCGAGGTCTTCACCCTGGCTACGCTGCGCCAGCTGCCTCACTGCCACCCACTCTTCAAG TCCACAGGCCTTGGCATTGAAGGTTTCTCTGAGCTGATACAGAGGTACATGGAACAGCTGAACTATTCCGTCCTGTGTCTGCCTGAGGATATCCGGGCCCGAGGAGTTGAAGACATCCCAGGCTACTACTACCGGGATGATGGGATGCAGATCTGGG GTGTACCCTCCTCCCTGGGGACACGGGAAGCCCTGATACAGTACATCACCATGGTGATATTCACCTGCTCGGCCAAGCATTCCGCTGTCGGTACAGGACAG TTTGACTTCAGTGCCTGGATGCCCAACCTGCCACCTACCATGCAGCTGCCACCGCCCACCTCTAAAGGCCAGGCAAGCCCGGAGGGGTTCATAGCCACCCTCCCACCAGTCAATGCCACATGTGATGTCATCGTTGCCCTCTGGGTGCTGAGCAAGGAGCCTGGAGACAGA cagcccctgggcaCCTACCCGGACGAGCACTTCACGGAGGCGGCCCCGTGCTGGAGCATCGCGGCCTTCCAGAGCCGCCTGGCTCAGATCTCGCGAGACATCCAGGAGCGAAACCAGGACCTGGAGCTGCCCTACACCTACCTGGACCCTCCCATCATCGAGAACAGCGTCTCCATCTAA
- the ALOX15B gene encoding polyunsaturated fatty acid lipoxygenase ALOX15B isoform X1: MAEFRVRVSTGEAFGAGTWDKMSVIIVGTEGETPPLPLDHFGKEFMAGAEEDFEVTCPQDVGQVLLLRVHKTPRALLRPFWPLASDAWFCRWFQLTPPRGAPLRFPCYQWLEDKGSLVLREGTAKISWEDHHPTLQQQRQEELQARRETYSWKTYIPGWPHCLNEETIKNLDVNIKYSLAKNITFYLRGGSMLADLKLKGLLDRKGLWKSLEEMRSVFNSQKTPAVEYVFEHWQEDAFFAYQFLNGLNPVLIRRCRHLPKNFPVTDAMVAPALGPGTSLQAELEKGSLFLVDHGILSGIRTNVINGRPQFSAAPMTLLYQRPGCGPLLPLAIQLSQTPGPDSPIFLPSDDKWDWLLAKTWVRNAEFSIHEALTHLLQVHLVTEVFTLATLRQLPHCHPLFKLLIPHTRYTLHINTLARELLIAPGKVVDRSTGLGIEGFSELIQRYMEQLNYSVLCLPEDIRARGVEDIPGYYYRDDGMQIWGAVEGFVSEMIGIYYLSDEFVRDDSELQAWVWEIFSEGFLGRESSGVPSSLGTREALIQYITMVIFTCSAKHSAVGTGQFDFSAWMPNLPPTMQLPPPTSKGQASPEGFIATLPPVNATCDVIVALWVLSKEPGDRQPLGTYPDEHFTEAAPCWSIAAFQSRLAQISRDIQERNQDLELPYTYLDPPIIENSVSI, translated from the exons ATGGCCGAGTTCAGGGTGAGGGTATCCACTGGGGAGGCCTTCGGGGCTGGCACGTGGGACAAAATGTCTGTCATCATCGTGGGGACCGAAGGAGAGACCCCGCCACTGCCCCTGGACCATTTCGGCAAAGAGTTCATGGCGGGCGCT GAGGAGGACTTCGAGGTGACGTGCCCCCAGGACGTGGGCCAGGTGCTGCTGCTGCGCGTGCACAAGACTCCCCGCGCGCTGCTCCGTCCCTTCTGGCCGCTGGCCTCGGACGCCTGGTTCTGCCGCTGGTTCCAGCTCACTCCGCCCCGGGGCGCCCCCCTCCGCTTCCCCTGCTACCAGTGGCTGGAGGACAAGGGGAGCCTGGTGCTGCGGGAGGGGACAG CAAAGATCTCCTGGGAAgaccaccaccccaccctccagCAGCAGCGCCAGGAGGAGCTGCAGGCCAGGCGGGAGACGTACAG CTGGAAGACTTACATCCCAGGCTGGCCTCACTGCCTCAACGAGGAGACCATAAAAAACCTGGACGTCAACATCAAATACTCTCTGGCAAAGAACATCACCTTCTACCTGCGAGGCGGCTCAAT GTTGGCAGATCTGAAACTCAAAGGGCTGCTGGACCGCAAGGGGCTCTGGAAGAGTCTGGAGGAGATGAGAAGTGTATTCAACTCCCAGAAGACCCCAGCCGTGG AGTACGTGTTTGAACACTGGCAGGAGGATGCCTTCTTCGCCTACCAGTTCCTGAATGGCCTCAACCCGGTCCTGATCCGCCGCTGTCGCCACCTGCCAAAGAACTTCCCTGTCACTGATGCCATGGTGGCCCCAGCGTTGGGCCCCGGGACGAGTCTGCAGGCTGAGCTGGAG AAGGGGTCCTTGTTCCTGGTGGATCACGGCATCCTCTCTGGCATCCGCACCAATGTCATTAATGGGAGGCCTCAGTTCTCCGCGGCCCCAATGACCCTGCTATACCAGCGCCCAGGGTGTGGGCCCCTGCTGCCCCTCGCCATCCAG CTCAGCCAGACCCCTGGGCCCGACAGCCCCATCTTTCTGCCCAGCGACGACAAGTGGGACTGGCTGCTGGCCAAGACGTGGGTGCGCAATGCCGAGTTCTCCATCCACGAGGCCCTCACACACCTGTTACAGGTACACCTGGTGACCGAGGTCTTCACCCTGGCTACGCTGCGCCAGCTGCCTCACTGCCACCCACTCTTCAAG CTGCTGATTCCGCACACACGGTACACCCTGCACATCAACACGCTGGCCCGTGAGCTACTCATTGCCCCCGGGAAGGTGGTGGACAGG TCCACAGGCCTTGGCATTGAAGGTTTCTCTGAGCTGATACAGAGGTACATGGAACAGCTGAACTATTCCGTCCTGTGTCTGCCTGAGGATATCCGGGCCCGAGGAGTTGAAGACATCCCAGGCTACTACTACCGGGATGATGGGATGCAGATCTGGGGTGCAGTGGAAGG CTTTGTCTCTGAAATGATCGGCATCTACTACCTGAGCGATGAGTTTGTCCGCGATGACAGTGAACTCCAGGCCTGGGTGTGGGAGATCTTCTCCGAGGGCTTCCTAGGTCGGGAGAGCTCAG GTGTACCCTCCTCCCTGGGGACACGGGAAGCCCTGATACAGTACATCACCATGGTGATATTCACCTGCTCGGCCAAGCATTCCGCTGTCGGTACAGGACAG TTTGACTTCAGTGCCTGGATGCCCAACCTGCCACCTACCATGCAGCTGCCACCGCCCACCTCTAAAGGCCAGGCAAGCCCGGAGGGGTTCATAGCCACCCTCCCACCAGTCAATGCCACATGTGATGTCATCGTTGCCCTCTGGGTGCTGAGCAAGGAGCCTGGAGACAGA cagcccctgggcaCCTACCCGGACGAGCACTTCACGGAGGCGGCCCCGTGCTGGAGCATCGCGGCCTTCCAGAGCCGCCTGGCTCAGATCTCGCGAGACATCCAGGAGCGAAACCAGGACCTGGAGCTGCCCTACACCTACCTGGACCCTCCCATCATCGAGAACAGCGTCTCCATCTAA